From Lysobacter auxotrophicus, the proteins below share one genomic window:
- a CDS encoding NRDE family protein, with protein sequence MCLIALSWKQHSRYRLALIANRDEAHDRPAAPAGVDPVDPTLYGGRDLLAGGSWLLASTRGRLAAVTNVRAGAAEGPMPRSRGALVREFAAGDGEVGALADLASQAAGFGRFNLLAFDGVRLAFASNHPDFRTYDVTPGLHAMSNGDFDAPWPKSGHATRALERWLASPAAHAGRTGDDDDLAPLFEALADTTPAPDDTLPDTGVGLPLERLLSPPFVRGERYGTRCSSIVLVEDARLTFVEQSYGPNGVRLGRTRASFAIG encoded by the coding sequence ATGTGCCTGATTGCCCTTTCGTGGAAGCAGCATTCCCGCTATCGGCTGGCGCTCATCGCCAATCGCGACGAGGCCCATGACCGTCCGGCGGCCCCGGCCGGCGTGGACCCGGTCGACCCGACGCTCTACGGCGGCCGCGACCTGCTCGCGGGAGGAAGCTGGCTGCTCGCTTCCACGCGCGGCCGCCTGGCCGCCGTCACCAACGTCCGCGCCGGCGCGGCCGAAGGACCGATGCCGCGCTCCCGCGGCGCACTCGTCCGCGAATTCGCCGCCGGCGACGGCGAGGTCGGCGCGCTGGCCGACCTCGCCTCGCAAGCCGCCGGTTTCGGCCGCTTCAACCTGCTGGCGTTCGACGGCGTGAGGCTCGCCTTCGCGAGCAACCATCCCGACTTCCGCACGTACGACGTCACGCCCGGGTTGCATGCGATGTCCAATGGGGACTTCGACGCGCCCTGGCCCAAGAGCGGCCACGCCACGCGGGCGCTGGAGCGCTGGCTCGCGAGCCCCGCGGCGCACGCCGGCCGGACCGGCGACGACGACGACCTCGCTCCGCTGTTCGAGGCGCTCGCCGACACCACACCCGCGCCGGACGACACCCTGCCCGACACCGGCGTCGGATTGCCGCTGGAGCGGTTGCTCTCGCCGCCGTTCGTGCGCGGCGAACGCTACGGGACGCGCTGCAGTTCGATCGTCCTGGTCGAGGACGCGCGGCTGACGTTCGTCGAGCAGAGCTACGGGCCGAATGGCGTCCGCCTCGGCCGCACCCGGGCGAGCTTCGCCATCGGCTGA
- a CDS encoding DUF1579 domain-containing protein produces the protein MGRKEFEASIANGRHRRLAQMIGEWEGTFRLWFQPDHVACEAPQRGTIRGILDGRFLLHEYRSRFGDDPIEGVAIYGLHLDDNAYESAWVESFGTGTSIMFSAGPATSEHFNVLGSYGDGKGGPRWDWRTEIEQPDPDRLIITMTNISPQGEAARAVEVRYRRVLGAGL, from the coding sequence ATGGGCAGGAAGGAATTCGAAGCTTCCATCGCGAACGGCCGGCACCGCCGCCTCGCGCAGATGATCGGCGAATGGGAAGGCACGTTCCGGCTGTGGTTCCAGCCCGATCACGTGGCCTGCGAAGCACCGCAACGCGGCACCATCCGGGGCATCCTCGACGGCCGCTTCCTGTTGCACGAATACCGCAGCCGCTTCGGCGATGATCCCATCGAAGGCGTCGCCATCTACGGCCTGCACCTGGACGACAACGCGTACGAGTCGGCCTGGGTGGAAAGCTTCGGCACCGGCACCAGCATCATGTTCTCCGCCGGCCCGGCCACGTCGGAACACTTCAACGTGCTGGGCAGCTATGGCGACGGCAAGGGCGGTCCGCGCTGGGACTGGCGCACGGAAATCGAACAGCCCGACCCGGATCGGCTCATCATCACCATGACCAACATCTCGCCGCAGGGCGAGGCGGCGAGGGCGGTGGAAGTGCGCTATCGGCGGGTGCTCGGCGCCGGGTTGTAG
- a CDS encoding DUF5329 domain-containing protein, which yields MRASRAVRGFFVGALLGALSASAWAAPPPQAQREIEQLIAALGASRCEFQRNGTWYSATDAQAHLQRKYDYLRKRDLVDTAEQFIERAGTQSSMSGKAYSVRCPGKAAVPSAQWLGGRLSALRHATP from the coding sequence ATGCGCGCCTCGCGTGCAGTTCGAGGGTTTTTCGTCGGCGCGCTGCTCGGGGCGCTTTCCGCGTCCGCGTGGGCGGCGCCGCCGCCGCAGGCGCAGCGCGAGATCGAACAACTGATCGCCGCGCTGGGCGCATCCAGATGCGAGTTCCAGCGCAACGGCACGTGGTATTCCGCGACCGACGCGCAGGCGCACCTGCAACGCAAGTACGACTACCTGCGAAAGCGCGATCTCGTCGACACCGCCGAGCAGTTCATCGAGCGCGCGGGCACGCAGAGCAGCATGAGCGGCAAGGCGTATTCGGTGCGATGCCCGGGCAAGGCAGCCGTGCCGTCCGCGCAATGGCTCGGTGGGCGGCTGTCGGCGCTCCGTCACGCGACGCCCTGA
- the ccmE gene encoding cytochrome c maturation protein CcmE, producing MNPVRRRRLLWVIALVVAAGIATTLVAMALQRNIAYLYTPSEVLRGEAGGQARFRLGGMVAADSFKRAPGSLDATFRVTDGDAQMPVKYTGILPDLFREKQAVVATGRMQGDVFVAEEILAKHDENYMPKEVADKMGMAHKKHDVDAPAAGAAKEAK from the coding sequence ATGAATCCCGTCCGTCGCCGCCGCCTGCTCTGGGTCATCGCCCTGGTCGTGGCCGCCGGCATCGCCACCACGCTCGTCGCGATGGCCCTGCAGCGCAACATCGCCTACCTCTACACCCCCAGCGAAGTGCTGCGCGGCGAAGCCGGCGGGCAGGCGCGTTTCCGCCTGGGCGGCATGGTCGCGGCCGATTCGTTCAAGCGCGCGCCCGGCTCGCTCGACGCGACCTTCCGCGTGACCGATGGCGACGCGCAGATGCCGGTCAAGTACACCGGCATCCTCCCCGACCTCTTCCGCGAGAAGCAGGCCGTCGTCGCCACCGGCCGCATGCAGGGCGACGTGTTCGTGGCCGAGGAGATCCTCGCCAAGCACGACGAGAACTACATGCCGAAGGAAGTCGCCGACAAGATGGGCATGGCGCACAAGAAGCACGACGTCGACGCACCCGCCGCCGGCGCGGCGAAGGAAGCCAAGTAA
- a CDS encoding SGNH/GDSL hydrolase family protein, producing MIRILLIACLALLGACVWHTPAPDAPVALPSDSVRWEPDIAAFEQADSVVRRRPGGVVFVGSSSIRLWDSMADDFPGVATINRGFGGSRVRDSTYYADRIVTPYSPSAIVFYAGDNDLFEGRTPTQVRDDFAAFVRKVHDRLPKARIAFVSIKPSPSRATLLPQIREANALVREFAQQTDGVDYLDIFLPMLDAQGQPREELFVADRLHMNASGYAIWAGVVRPWLAAAQ from the coding sequence GTGATTCGAATCCTGCTCATCGCCTGCCTGGCCCTGCTGGGCGCCTGCGTCTGGCACACCCCGGCGCCGGATGCGCCCGTTGCGCTTCCCAGCGACTCGGTCCGATGGGAGCCCGACATCGCCGCATTCGAACAGGCCGACAGCGTCGTGCGCCGACGCCCCGGCGGCGTGGTGTTCGTGGGTTCGTCGTCGATCCGGCTGTGGGATTCGATGGCCGACGACTTCCCCGGCGTGGCGACGATCAACCGCGGCTTCGGCGGCTCGCGCGTGCGCGATTCGACGTACTACGCCGATCGCATCGTGACGCCGTATTCGCCCAGCGCGATCGTGTTCTACGCCGGCGACAACGACCTGTTCGAAGGCCGCACGCCGACGCAGGTGCGCGACGACTTCGCCGCATTCGTGCGCAAGGTGCACGACCGCCTGCCGAAGGCGCGCATCGCGTTCGTGTCGATCAAGCCCAGTCCGTCGCGCGCGACGTTGCTTCCGCAGATCCGTGAAGCCAACGCGCTGGTACGCGAATTCGCGCAGCAGACCGACGGCGTGGACTACCTCGACATCTTCCTGCCGATGCTCGACGCGCAGGGCCAGCCGCGCGAGGAATTGTTCGTCGCCGACCGCCTACACATGAACGCCAGCGGCTACGCGATCTGGGCCGGCGTCGTGCGGCCGTGGCTCGCGGCGGCGCAGTGA
- a CDS encoding PspC domain-containing protein translates to MNVTRTLSRSRHDRMIAGVLGGIARRFGWNSTLTRVLFVLVSIASAAFPGALVYLILWLLIPEGD, encoded by the coding sequence ATGAACGTCACCCGCACGCTTTCCCGTTCCCGCCACGATCGCATGATCGCCGGCGTCCTCGGCGGCATCGCCCGACGATTCGGCTGGAATTCGACCCTCACGCGCGTGCTGTTCGTGCTGGTGTCGATCGCCTCGGCCGCCTTCCCGGGCGCGCTCGTCTACCTGATCCTGTGGTTGCTGATCCCCGAAGGCGATTGA
- a CDS encoding DUF2214 family protein, with the protein MALSPAGISVGAFIVRSADVLTDFLLASLHHLLVFGLIAMLVAESVLLRGALDRATLQRLAGIDMGYGLCAMALIAVGIGRVAFGIKGYDFYLHNPWFHAKMGAFVLVGLLSILPTVRFLRWRKALAANPIFLPDAAETARMRTIVRVELILLAAIFVLAAAMARHGGLSL; encoded by the coding sequence TTGGCGCTGTCACCGGCCGGCATTAGCGTGGGCGCATTCATCGTCAGGAGCGCCGACGTGCTGACCGATTTCCTCCTCGCGTCCCTGCACCACCTGCTCGTCTTCGGACTGATCGCCATGCTGGTGGCCGAATCGGTCCTGCTGCGCGGCGCCCTCGACCGCGCCACGCTGCAGCGTCTTGCCGGCATCGACATGGGCTACGGCCTGTGCGCGATGGCGCTGATCGCCGTCGGCATCGGTCGCGTCGCATTCGGCATCAAGGGCTACGACTTCTACCTGCACAACCCGTGGTTCCACGCCAAGATGGGCGCGTTCGTGCTGGTGGGGCTGCTGTCGATCCTGCCGACCGTGCGCTTCCTGCGCTGGCGCAAGGCGCTGGCAGCCAATCCGATCTTTTTGCCCGATGCCGCGGAGACCGCCCGCATGCGCACGATCGTCCGCGTCGAGCTCATCCTGCTGGCCGCGATCTTCGTCCTCGCCGCTGCCATGGCCCGCCATGGCGGATTGAGCCTTTGA
- the ccmD gene encoding heme exporter protein CcmD yields the protein MSYQNYVIAAYAVFVIVLGWDYASTKLQIRRELRGARQRAAREAARPGRDAELTR from the coding sequence ATGAGTTATCAGAACTACGTGATCGCCGCCTACGCGGTGTTCGTGATCGTGCTGGGATGGGACTACGCCAGCACGAAGCTGCAGATCCGCCGCGAGTTGCGCGGCGCACGCCAGCGTGCCGCGCGCGAGGCCGCGCGCCCGGGCCGTGACGCCGAACTGACCCGCTAG
- the ccmC gene encoding heme ABC transporter permease CcmC, whose amino-acid sequence MNPIIRWFHKLGSPPYFDRFAARWAPWGYGLGLLVMAWGLYGALFQVPADYQQGDSFRILYIHVPSAWMSMAVFGLMALYSAIALVWRIKLCEILAMACAPIGAAFTLITLLTGSIWGKPMWGTWWDWDPRLTTELILLFLYLGMIGLYNAIDDRRAAARAAGLLAIVGVALLPVIRYSVVWWNSLHQGQTIEIFGESKMDPSMYGPLIWMVLGTKLWFVGALLSRARADNLRRESGKGWVADLAGGRRA is encoded by the coding sequence ATGAATCCGATCATCCGCTGGTTCCACAAACTCGGATCGCCTCCGTACTTCGACCGCTTCGCCGCGCGCTGGGCGCCCTGGGGCTACGGCCTGGGCCTGCTGGTCATGGCCTGGGGCCTGTACGGCGCGCTGTTCCAGGTGCCGGCCGACTACCAGCAGGGCGACAGCTTCCGCATCCTCTACATCCACGTGCCAAGCGCCTGGATGAGCATGGCGGTCTTCGGCCTGATGGCGCTGTATTCGGCGATCGCGCTGGTGTGGCGCATCAAGCTGTGCGAGATCCTCGCGATGGCCTGCGCGCCGATCGGCGCGGCCTTCACGCTCATCACCCTGCTCACCGGCTCCATCTGGGGCAAGCCGATGTGGGGCACGTGGTGGGACTGGGATCCGCGCCTGACCACCGAACTGATCCTGCTGTTCCTCTACCTGGGCATGATCGGCCTGTACAACGCCATCGACGACCGCCGCGCCGCCGCGCGTGCCGCGGGGCTGCTGGCGATCGTCGGCGTCGCGCTGCTGCCGGTGATCCGGTACTCGGTGGTGTGGTGGAACTCGCTGCACCAGGGCCAGACGATCGAGATCTTCGGCGAGTCGAAGATGGATCCCAGCATGTACGGGCCGCTGATCTGGATGGTCCTCGGCACCAAGCTTTGGTTCGTCGGCGCGCTGCTGTCGCGCGCCCGCGCCGACAACCTGCGTCGCGAGAGCGGCAAGGGCTGGGTCGCCGACCTCGCCGGAGGTCGGCGCGCATGA
- a CDS encoding DsbE family thiol:disulfide interchange protein: MNKARWIPLIVVAALGVLLFAGVLLSRNPNRDALPSPLIGKPAPAFRLPVLHEPGRLVTDRDLRGAPYLLNVWGSWCPACRDEHPVLTRFAETKRLRVIGFNWKDEHADALRWLEQFGNPYFMVLTDYDGKAAIDWGIYGAPETFLVDAGGTIRWKYVGPLTDEVIEKELLPQLAQIDARGASL; the protein is encoded by the coding sequence GTGAACAAGGCCCGCTGGATCCCTTTGATCGTCGTCGCCGCCCTCGGCGTGCTGCTCTTCGCCGGCGTGCTGCTGAGCCGCAACCCCAATCGCGATGCCCTGCCCTCGCCGCTGATCGGCAAGCCCGCGCCGGCCTTCCGCCTGCCGGTGCTGCACGAGCCCGGCCGGCTGGTCACCGATCGCGACCTGCGCGGCGCGCCCTACCTTCTGAACGTCTGGGGCAGCTGGTGCCCGGCGTGTCGCGACGAGCATCCGGTGCTGACGCGTTTCGCCGAAACCAAGCGCCTGCGCGTCATCGGTTTCAACTGGAAGGACGAGCACGCCGACGCGTTGCGCTGGCTGGAGCAGTTCGGCAACCCGTATTTCATGGTCCTCACCGATTACGACGGCAAGGCCGCCATCGACTGGGGCATCTACGGCGCACCGGAAACCTTCCTCGTCGACGCCGGCGGCACGATCCGCTGGAAGTACGTCGGCCCGCTCACCGACGAGGTGATCGAAAAGGAACTGCTGCCCCAGCTGGCGCAGATCGACGCGCGGGGCGCATCGCTGTGA
- a CDS encoding cytochrome c-type biogenesis protein — translation MFSGAPAFAQVATGATPLRFTDSTEEKRFHALVSELRCVMCQNQSLADSNAQIAVDLRREVLELMRKGKTDAEIKDFLVARYGEFVLYRPQVESKTWLLWFGPALVLLAGGIVVVGAVRRRSRPSAQAAADERNDEQEW, via the coding sequence ATGTTCTCCGGCGCCCCAGCGTTCGCGCAGGTCGCCACCGGCGCCACGCCGCTGCGTTTCACCGACAGCACCGAGGAAAAGCGCTTCCACGCGCTGGTGAGCGAACTGCGTTGCGTGATGTGCCAGAACCAGTCGCTGGCCGATTCCAACGCGCAGATCGCCGTGGACCTTCGCCGCGAAGTGCTCGAGCTGATGCGCAAGGGCAAGACCGACGCGGAGATCAAGGATTTCCTTGTCGCGCGTTACGGCGAATTCGTGCTGTACCGCCCACAGGTCGAAAGCAAGACGTGGCTGCTGTGGTTCGGCCCGGCGTTGGTGCTGCTGGCCGGCGGCATCGTCGTGGTCGGTGCGGTACGACGCCGCTCGCGTCCGTCCGCGCAGGCGGCGGCCGACGAGCGCAATGACGAGCAGGAGTGGTGA
- a CDS encoding tetratricopeptide repeat protein: MGSAMVGFVIAGLVLAVLTLAYVLRPLWRTRRVAGVAVIAGLTLATAMAYVAIGTPAALDNAQREMPRTLDEAISKLEAELQRDPNQIEGWRLLGRAYIAQGNAAKASDALSHAIKLAPDDPDLLAEAAEMRALAAPERRFDEQGVAMLRHAIELQPMHQRARWFLGIAQRQASQPAEAARTWEPLLTTIVDAAAAAPLRAQIDAARAEAGLPPLPAAAAASTASAQAPTKGGMKVKVSVTPELAAKIPPNATLFVIARQPGGPPMPVAAEKLPATGFPREITLDDNDSPMPTLKLSQLHRVEVLARISVSGDATPEPGDMEAKAKVSDKSGVVELVIDSVRP, from the coding sequence ATGGGCAGCGCGATGGTGGGTTTCGTGATCGCCGGCCTCGTGCTGGCCGTGCTGACGCTGGCCTACGTGCTGCGCCCGCTGTGGCGCACGCGACGCGTCGCGGGCGTGGCGGTGATCGCCGGATTGACGCTCGCCACCGCGATGGCCTACGTCGCCATCGGTACGCCGGCCGCGCTGGACAACGCGCAGCGCGAGATGCCCCGCACGCTGGACGAAGCCATCTCGAAACTCGAAGCCGAGCTGCAGCGCGATCCCAACCAGATCGAAGGCTGGCGCTTGCTCGGCCGCGCCTACATCGCGCAGGGCAACGCCGCCAAGGCGTCCGACGCGCTGTCGCACGCGATCAAGCTCGCGCCGGACGACCCGGACCTGCTGGCCGAAGCGGCCGAAATGCGTGCGCTCGCCGCACCGGAACGCCGCTTCGACGAACAGGGCGTCGCGATGCTGCGACACGCGATCGAACTGCAGCCCATGCACCAGCGCGCGCGCTGGTTCCTCGGCATCGCCCAGCGCCAGGCGTCGCAGCCGGCCGAAGCCGCGCGCACGTGGGAACCGCTGCTGACGACCATCGTCGATGCCGCGGCCGCCGCGCCGCTGCGCGCGCAGATCGACGCCGCGCGCGCCGAAGCCGGCCTTCCGCCGCTGCCGGCGGCTGCCGCAGCTTCCACGGCCTCCGCGCAGGCGCCAACCAAGGGCGGGATGAAGGTGAAGGTGTCGGTCACGCCGGAACTCGCCGCGAAGATTCCGCCGAACGCGACGCTGTTCGTGATCGCGCGCCAGCCCGGCGGTCCGCCGATGCCGGTCGCCGCGGAGAAGCTGCCCGCGACGGGGTTCCCGCGCGAGATCACGCTCGACGACAACGACAGCCCGATGCCCACGCTGAAGCTCTCGCAGCTGCACCGCGTCGAAGTGCTCGCGCGCATTTCCGTCAGTGGCGACGCCACGCCGGAACCGGGCGACATGGAAGCGAAGGCGAAGGTGTCGGACAAATCCGGCGTGGTCGAACTGGTGATCGATTCGGTTCGCCCCTGA
- a CDS encoding DedA family protein/thiosulfate sulfurtransferase GlpE, with protein MNTLLHLIAVYGLLVVFVSVLLDQGGIPVPAYPPIILTAALATDQGRSAWPIVAVAAIAAVIADWLWYVGGRRLGAKLLRLMCRLSLSPDSCVLMTRGIYGRWGPPSLIVAKFIPGFAAVATTLAGETGTRPGRFLLFDGIGAVLWAGVAVALGVVFHEAVNSVLERLETLGRMTIPVVLALIAGFVLWKLWRRRMFRRQLRMARITPAELRALMDGESPPLILDVRPQPQRALTGWIPGSIFVQTVAEAALTPREEVIVYCDCPNEASAAVLARALNKRGFKRVRPLAGGFDAWKSDGNLVSFE; from the coding sequence ATGAACACCCTCCTCCACCTCATCGCCGTCTACGGTCTGCTGGTCGTCTTCGTCAGCGTGCTGCTCGACCAGGGCGGCATCCCCGTGCCGGCGTATCCGCCGATCATCCTTACCGCCGCGCTCGCGACCGACCAGGGCCGCAGCGCCTGGCCGATCGTCGCCGTCGCGGCGATCGCCGCCGTCATCGCCGACTGGCTCTGGTACGTCGGCGGCCGACGGCTCGGCGCGAAGCTGCTTCGACTGATGTGCCGCCTCTCGCTGTCGCCGGATTCGTGCGTGCTGATGACACGCGGCATCTACGGTCGCTGGGGTCCGCCGTCGCTGATCGTCGCCAAATTCATCCCGGGATTCGCCGCCGTCGCGACCACGCTTGCCGGCGAAACCGGCACGCGGCCGGGGCGGTTCCTGTTGTTCGACGGCATCGGCGCGGTGCTCTGGGCTGGCGTCGCGGTGGCGCTCGGCGTCGTCTTCCACGAAGCGGTGAACAGCGTGCTCGAGCGCCTGGAAACGCTGGGACGCATGACGATCCCGGTCGTGCTCGCGCTGATCGCCGGCTTCGTGTTGTGGAAGCTGTGGCGCCGCCGGATGTTCCGGCGCCAGTTGCGCATGGCGCGCATCACGCCGGCGGAGCTGCGCGCATTGATGGATGGCGAATCGCCGCCGCTGATCCTCGACGTGCGCCCCCAACCGCAGCGCGCGCTCACCGGCTGGATCCCCGGTTCGATCTTCGTGCAGACCGTCGCCGAAGCGGCGCTGACGCCGCGCGAGGAAGTGATCGTCTATTGCGACTGCCCGAACGAAGCCTCGGCTGCGGTACTCGCCCGCGCGCTCAACAAGCGTGGATTCAAGCGCGTGCGGCCGCTCGCGGGCGGCTTCGATGCGTGGAAGAGCGACGGCAACCTGGTCTCGTTCGAATGA
- the ccmB gene encoding heme exporter protein CcmB, with amino-acid sequence MSASTTPSLVGAARALLVRDSRLLWRRRGDALQPALFALLVVVLFALGLGGEKTALSKVAAAVLWLAVLLAGLLSLDTLFRGDAEDGSLEQWMLAPVPLAWLVGVRTFMHWATTALPLLIATPFLGELLYLPHRELGVLMTSLALGTPLLSLIGAVVAALTVGMRRSGILVALLALPLYVPVLVFGAGSVAACAQGLDPTGALLLLGAGLAVALVLAPLAAAAAIRIALS; translated from the coding sequence ATGAGCGCCTCCACCACGCCGAGCCTGGTCGGCGCCGCGCGCGCCCTGCTCGTCCGCGATTCGCGCCTGCTGTGGCGGCGTCGCGGCGATGCGCTGCAGCCGGCGCTGTTCGCGCTGCTGGTCGTCGTCCTGTTCGCCCTCGGCCTGGGCGGCGAGAAGACCGCGCTGTCGAAGGTCGCCGCCGCGGTGTTGTGGCTGGCCGTCCTGCTGGCCGGCCTGCTCTCGCTGGACACGCTGTTCCGCGGCGACGCCGAGGACGGCTCGCTGGAGCAGTGGATGCTGGCGCCGGTGCCGCTGGCCTGGCTGGTCGGGGTGCGGACCTTCATGCATTGGGCGACGACCGCGCTGCCGCTGCTGATCGCCACGCCCTTCCTCGGCGAGCTGCTGTACCTGCCGCATCGCGAGCTGGGCGTGCTGATGACCTCGCTCGCGCTGGGCACGCCGCTGCTGAGCCTCATCGGCGCCGTCGTGGCCGCCCTGACAGTCGGGATGCGGCGCTCCGGTATACTCGTGGCCCTGCTGGCGCTGCCGTTGTACGTGCCGGTGCTGGTGTTCGGCGCGGGCAGCGTGGCGGCCTGCGCGCAGGGGCTGGATCCGACCGGAGCGCTGCTGTTGCTGGGCGCGGGCCTGGCGGTGGCGCTGGTCCTGGCGCCGCTGGCCGCGGCCGCCGCGATCCGCATCGCACTGAGCTGA
- a CDS encoding cysteine dioxygenase family protein: MNASDALPDLHFPGHDKLVAAIDAAVSAGDEHAVTAALRTTLCGMIRDRDVQLPACVHEPIADHYARRELYRSPDLGYSVVAMTWGPGQGTPVHDHCGLWCVEGVWDGELEITQYELLEREGDRFRFRAAGGMHAGPGSAGSLIPPHEYHTIRNVSRDAVAVSLHIYKAAMESCATFVPDQGEWFSRVDKTLRTDEAA; the protein is encoded by the coding sequence ATGAACGCCTCCGACGCGCTGCCCGATCTGCACTTTCCCGGCCACGACAAGCTGGTCGCCGCCATCGACGCCGCGGTCTCCGCCGGCGACGAACACGCGGTCACCGCAGCGCTGCGCACCACGCTGTGCGGCATGATCCGCGACCGCGACGTGCAGCTGCCCGCCTGCGTCCACGAACCCATCGCCGACCATTACGCACGTCGCGAGCTCTACCGCAGCCCCGACCTCGGTTACAGCGTCGTCGCGATGACCTGGGGCCCGGGCCAGGGCACGCCAGTGCACGACCACTGCGGCCTGTGGTGCGTGGAAGGCGTCTGGGACGGCGAGCTGGAAATCACGCAGTACGAGTTGCTGGAACGCGAAGGCGATCGCTTCCGCTTCCGCGCGGCCGGCGGCATGCATGCCGGCCCCGGCAGCGCAGGCAGCCTCATCCCGCCGCACGAATACCACACGATCCGTAACGTCAGCCGCGATGCCGTCGCGGTCTCGCTGCACATCTACAAGGCGGCGATGGAGTCGTGCGCGACGTTCGTGCCGGACCAGGGCGAATGGTTCTCGCGCGTGGACAAGACGCTGCGCACCGACGAAGCCGCCTGA
- the metX gene encoding homoserine O-acetyltransferase MetX has translation MTEFIPPGTRWFDLPSPFAMKRGGELHGARVAYETWGTLNAARDNAVLIVTGLSPDAHAASNEGNPEPGWWEAMLGPDKPIDTNRWFVICVNSLGSCKGSTGPASINPQTGKLYRLDFPDLSVEDGADAAAHLVRGLGLDRIACLIGNSMGGMTALAFLLRHPGLARNHINISGAAKALPFSIAIRSLQREAIRLDPNWNHGQYDDAHYPESGMRMARKLGVITYRSALEWDGRFGRVRLDSDRADEDPFGLEFEVESYLEGHARRFVRRFDPNCYLYLSRSMDWFDIGEYCATRSSGEADTRAGLASIRVEKALAIGVHTDILFPLQQQEEIAEGLRAGGADATFVPLPSPQGHDAFLVDIARFGPAVAGFLNAL, from the coding sequence ATGACCGAATTCATCCCGCCCGGCACGCGCTGGTTCGACCTGCCCTCCCCGTTCGCAATGAAGCGCGGAGGCGAGCTGCATGGCGCCCGCGTCGCATACGAAACCTGGGGCACGTTGAACGCCGCGCGCGACAACGCCGTGCTGATCGTCACCGGCCTCTCGCCCGATGCGCACGCGGCGAGCAACGAGGGCAATCCGGAGCCGGGCTGGTGGGAAGCCATGCTCGGCCCCGACAAACCCATCGACACGAACCGCTGGTTCGTGATCTGCGTGAACTCGCTGGGTAGCTGCAAGGGCTCGACGGGGCCGGCCTCGATCAACCCGCAGACCGGCAAGCTGTATCGCCTGGATTTCCCGGATCTGTCGGTGGAAGACGGCGCGGACGCCGCAGCGCACCTCGTGCGCGGACTGGGCCTGGATCGCATCGCCTGCCTTATCGGCAATTCGATGGGCGGCATGACGGCCCTCGCGTTCCTGCTGCGCCACCCGGGTCTGGCGCGCAACCACATCAATATTTCAGGCGCGGCGAAAGCGCTGCCGTTCTCCATCGCCATCCGTTCGCTGCAGCGCGAGGCGATCCGCCTGGATCCCAACTGGAACCACGGCCAGTACGACGACGCGCACTATCCCGAGTCCGGCATGCGCATGGCGCGCAAGCTCGGCGTGATCACCTATCGCTCCGCGCTGGAATGGGACGGCCGCTTCGGTCGCGTGCGCCTGGACTCCGATCGTGCCGACGAAGATCCGTTCGGGCTGGAATTCGAAGTCGAAAGCTACCTGGAAGGCCACGCGCGCCGGTTCGTGCGCCGGTTCGATCCGAACTGCTATCTGTATCTGAGTCGATCGATGGACTGGTTCGACATCGGCGAATACTGCGCGACGCGTTCGAGCGGCGAAGCGGACACGCGTGCGGGCCTCGCGAGCATCCGCGTGGAGAAGGCGTTGGCGATCGGCGTGCATACGGACATCCTCTTCCCGCTCCAGCAACAGGAAGAAATCGCCGAAGGACTGCGCGCGGGCGGGGCCGACGCGACCTTCGTGCCGTTGCCTTCTCCGCAGGGACACGACGCGTTCCTCGTGGACATCGCGCGCTTCGGGCCTGCGGTCGCGGGATTCCTGAACGCCCTGTAG